The Cerasicoccus sp. TK19100 genome window below encodes:
- the rpoN gene encoding RNA polymerase factor sigma-54, with amino-acid sequence MAHQGLQQVQKQTQSLVLAPQLRQSLKILQAATLELRNSILEELQQNPTLEELPVDGISIEQQASEDKETNDSEPASTDEMQLSEEDYSKLSQLDEDYREYYTQEASNSQFTSEDAQRRQHFFDSLVSETSLQEHLLRQADLCDLTPQQKEGVDYLIGSLDDRGFLTISLSDAALMTQLPLGEMQKAADVLKSLDPPGIGAKDLQDCLLTQLKLTERDDTLAAEIIRDHYELLLRHRIPDIARKTSSKIEEVQFAIEEIATLDPAPGSKFSDDNNRIVVPDVTVEKSDDTWQIILNNDYIPRLRISPAYKEMIATGKIIGKDKEYIREKIRAGRFLMNSIEQRQQTIERITEEILKFQLDFFEYGVSKLRPLTMNQIAQTVGVHETTVSRAIANKFIETPHGVFEFKYFFTPGYQGKDGQAVSNKSIKDRIANIISNENPAKPLSDQEVVKILAQDDVKIARRTVAKYREELGILPTNLRRRFQ; translated from the coding sequence AAGCAGACGCAGTCGCTTGTTCTAGCGCCGCAGCTGCGTCAGTCCCTTAAGATTTTACAGGCAGCTACGCTCGAGCTGCGCAACTCCATCTTGGAGGAACTCCAGCAAAACCCGACGCTCGAAGAGCTGCCCGTGGATGGCATCAGCATTGAGCAGCAAGCCAGCGAGGACAAGGAGACCAACGACAGCGAGCCCGCCAGCACCGACGAAATGCAGCTCAGCGAGGAGGACTACTCCAAGCTCAGCCAGCTCGACGAGGATTACCGCGAATACTACACGCAGGAGGCCTCGAACTCGCAGTTTACCAGTGAGGACGCCCAACGCCGCCAGCACTTTTTCGACTCGCTCGTCAGCGAAACATCCCTGCAGGAGCACCTCCTTCGCCAAGCCGACCTCTGCGACCTAACCCCGCAGCAAAAGGAAGGCGTCGACTACTTGATCGGCAGCCTGGACGACCGCGGTTTTCTCACCATCAGCCTCTCCGACGCCGCGCTGATGACCCAGCTCCCCCTCGGCGAAATGCAAAAAGCCGCCGACGTGCTGAAGTCACTCGACCCGCCCGGCATCGGTGCCAAGGATTTGCAGGATTGTCTCCTCACCCAACTCAAGCTGACCGAGCGCGACGACACCCTCGCCGCGGAAATCATTCGCGACCACTACGAGCTCCTCCTGCGCCACCGCATCCCGGACATCGCGCGCAAGACCAGCTCGAAGATCGAGGAAGTGCAGTTCGCTATTGAGGAAATTGCCACGCTCGACCCGGCCCCCGGCAGTAAGTTCAGCGACGACAACAACCGCATCGTCGTGCCCGACGTCACCGTCGAAAAAAGCGACGACACCTGGCAGATCATCCTCAACAACGACTACATCCCGCGCCTGCGCATCAGCCCCGCCTACAAGGAGATGATTGCCACCGGGAAAATCATCGGCAAAGACAAGGAATACATCCGCGAAAAGATCCGCGCCGGCCGCTTCCTGATGAACTCCATCGAGCAGCGCCAGCAGACCATCGAGCGCATCACCGAAGAGATCTTGAAGTTCCAGTTGGACTTTTTCGAATACGGCGTTTCCAAGCTGCGCCCGCTCACCATGAACCAGATCGCGCAAACCGTCGGCGTCCACGAAACGACCGTCAGCCGCGCCATCGCCAACAAGTTCATCGAGACGCCGCACGGCGTGTTTGAGTTCAAGTATTTCTTCACGCCCGGCTATCAGGGCAAGGACGGCCAGGCCGTCTCGAACAAGTCCATCAAGGACCGCATTGCGAACATCATCAGCAACGAAAACCCCGCCAAGCCGCTCAGCGACCAGGAGGTGGTAAAAATCCTTGCCCAGGACGATGTAAAAATCGCCCGCCGCACCGTCGCCAAATACCGCGAAGAGCTCGGCATCCTGCCCACGAATTTACGCCGCCGGTTTCAGTAG
- the vapC gene encoding type II toxin-antitoxin system VapC family toxin: protein MVIVDTTVWIDFLQGRETKEVATLEALLADEVDVFITGIIVQEILTGVKAKKDRAKVIKELSHFILISPTFDTHIQAAEIYDTCRKQGLTIRSIIDCLIAALALEYDLTILEKDRDYSFIAKVFPLKNFRVG from the coding sequence ATGGTCATCGTCGACACCACTGTCTGGATCGATTTCCTGCAAGGGCGAGAAACCAAAGAAGTCGCGACACTGGAAGCGCTCCTTGCCGATGAGGTGGACGTCTTCATCACGGGGATCATTGTTCAGGAAATTCTGACGGGAGTGAAAGCCAAGAAAGACCGGGCGAAAGTTATCAAGGAGCTCAGTCACTTTATTCTGATTAGCCCAACTTTCGATACGCATATTCAAGCGGCGGAAATTTACGATACTTGCCGGAAGCAGGGGCTCACGATTCGAAGCATCATAGACTGTTTGATCGCCGCGTTGGCGCTCGAATATGATCTTACGATCTTGGAGAAGGATCGGGACTATTCCTTTATCGCCAAAGTCTTTCCGCTGAAAAACTTTCGAGTGGGGTAA
- a CDS encoding type II toxin-antitoxin system VapB family antitoxin gives MKRTNIVLDEKLVGKGMRLTGIDTQKGLIDYALRELVRRKEQKSILKLKGKVGWEGDLDSLRAKRT, from the coding sequence ATGAAGCGAACGAATATAGTACTCGACGAAAAGCTCGTTGGGAAGGGGATGCGGCTCACCGGAATTGATACTCAAAAGGGTTTGATTGATTATGCCTTGCGGGAATTGGTTCGCCGTAAGGAGCAAAAGAGCATTCTTAAGCTCAAGGGCAAGGTCGGCTGGGAAGGCGATCTCGACTCATTGCGGGCGAAGCGAACCTAG
- the hemG gene encoding protoporphyrinogen oxidase, producing MSKRAIVIGAGITGLTLGWALQRAGRPVRVLEKSAQAGGAIRTIRRDGYLVEAGPNSLLVNSVVLENFFRGLGLGPQMLKPEEAARNRYILKKGEFVAAPMGPGELLSTPLISGGAKWRLLGEFFAQKPEGLREESLASFVERHFGPEILDYVVNPFVGGIYAGDPWKLSAQHAFPMLAEAENECGSVIRGMIKKRKAKRAAGNTFKSYSLSFKDGLQALPDALAAKLGDTLTLSASVESIEQTASGWSVRWQDGDGNTHTETAADLYLTTPSHALDQLTLPCKVSETLTPLAAIEYPPVASVALGYDRKNISHPLDGFGGLIPELEDRDALGVLFSSSLFAGRAPEGKALLTVFIGGARQPELAQTAEEDIRAIAVREVNHLLGASGEPEFVEGTTWPQAIPQYNVGYGDFLEAINEAEKEFPGLHLLGNYRGGISLGQCILNAANTIEPLG from the coding sequence ATGAGTAAACGCGCTATTGTCATTGGTGCCGGCATCACCGGGCTCACCCTCGGCTGGGCGCTGCAACGCGCTGGCCGCCCAGTGCGCGTCCTGGAAAAGTCTGCTCAAGCCGGCGGTGCGATCCGCACGATTCGCCGCGATGGCTACCTCGTCGAGGCCGGGCCCAACTCACTGCTCGTGAACAGCGTGGTGCTGGAAAACTTTTTCCGTGGCCTTGGGCTGGGCCCGCAAATGCTCAAGCCGGAGGAGGCTGCCAGGAATCGCTACATCCTCAAAAAAGGTGAATTCGTCGCTGCGCCGATGGGGCCCGGTGAGCTGCTTTCGACGCCGCTCATTTCCGGTGGAGCCAAGTGGCGTTTGCTCGGTGAATTCTTTGCCCAAAAGCCCGAGGGGCTGCGTGAAGAAAGCCTGGCCAGTTTTGTGGAGCGGCATTTTGGCCCGGAGATTCTCGACTACGTCGTGAACCCGTTTGTGGGCGGCATTTACGCGGGCGACCCCTGGAAGCTGTCGGCGCAGCACGCCTTCCCGATGCTGGCCGAGGCCGAGAACGAATGCGGCTCGGTGATTCGTGGCATGATCAAAAAGCGCAAGGCCAAGCGCGCGGCGGGCAACACTTTCAAGTCTTATTCGCTTTCCTTCAAAGACGGCCTGCAAGCACTACCCGATGCGCTGGCCGCCAAACTCGGCGATACGCTGACGCTCTCCGCGAGCGTTGAGTCCATTGAGCAAACCGCGTCTGGCTGGTCGGTCCGTTGGCAAGATGGCGATGGTAACACGCACACGGAGACCGCTGCTGATCTTTATCTGACGACGCCCTCGCACGCGTTGGACCAACTTACTTTGCCATGCAAAGTAAGCGAAACACTGACACCGCTCGCGGCAATCGAGTATCCACCCGTGGCTTCGGTGGCGTTGGGCTATGACCGCAAAAACATTAGTCATCCGCTGGATGGTTTCGGTGGCCTGATACCGGAGTTGGAAGACCGCGATGCGCTGGGCGTGTTGTTCTCGTCGTCGCTTTTTGCGGGGCGCGCGCCAGAGGGCAAGGCGCTGCTCACCGTTTTCATCGGCGGCGCGCGTCAGCCCGAGCTTGCCCAAACAGCGGAGGAAGATATTCGCGCCATTGCCGTGCGTGAAGTGAACCACCTGCTCGGTGCTTCCGGCGAACCGGAGTTTGTCGAGGGGACGACTTGGCCCCAGGCCATCCCGCAATACAACGTCGGCTACGGCGATTTTCTTGAAGCAATTAACGAAGCCGAAAAGGAATTCCCCGGTCTCCACTTATTAGGCAACTATCGCGGCGGCATCTCCTTGGGGCAGTGTATTCTCAATGCCGCCAATACGATTGAGCCGCTGGGGTAA
- a CDS encoding DUF695 domain-containing protein has product MARPQTKKSTRFPEPAPMRREGDMDGLPSLMIVNTALKGYAATDDFPYLVRVAIGYQSNDDCQGLPTPKEERTLGSIEDALLAAIRKGGAGHYIGNTSWNCVREFNFFVDDPDPVDERLEKFAETQHRPVQYEIVEDPAWSQVEFYFDYEQ; this is encoded by the coding sequence ATGGCCCGACCACAAACCAAGAAAAGCACCCGCTTTCCCGAGCCCGCGCCGATGCGCCGCGAGGGAGATATGGACGGGCTGCCCTCACTGATGATCGTCAACACCGCGCTCAAGGGATACGCCGCCACGGATGATTTTCCCTACCTCGTGCGCGTTGCCATCGGCTACCAATCCAACGACGATTGCCAGGGGCTGCCAACGCCGAAAGAAGAGCGCACGCTTGGCTCGATCGAAGACGCGCTGCTGGCCGCGATTCGCAAGGGAGGCGCGGGCCACTACATCGGAAACACGTCGTGGAACTGCGTGCGCGAGTTCAACTTCTTCGTTGACGATCCAGACCCCGTCGATGAGCGGTTGGAGAAATTTGCGGAGACGCAGCACCGCCCGGTGCAGTATGAGATCGTGGAAGACCCGGCCTGGTCTCAGGTGGAATTTTATTTTGATTACGAGCAATGA
- a CDS encoding undecaprenyl-diphosphate phosphatase: MIKNLPLILLLLIGAPLFAQDAPAAPTETLAKSEISYTDALILGVVEGITEYLPISSTGHLILTNAVLGLDTDTVLTDDNGKPIETEDGLLTLKDVANAYAIIIQAGAIAAVIMLYWSRLVDMLMGVLGKSKSGLLLLRNILTAFMPAVVLGLLLDDFIESKLFHPIPIAIALIAGAFLMLGVECWRKKQPPSPEDAGHDLHEITMRQSLIVGFLQCVAMWPGTSRSMMTIVGGYVIGLTPKRAAEFSFLLGLITLSAASAYKALTLGPVMMKAIDPGPALFGIVVAWISAMLAVKWLVNYLSKHGLGLFAWYRIVLAIVVLAFFL; this comes from the coding sequence ATGATAAAAAACCTGCCACTAATACTGTTGCTTTTAATCGGCGCGCCGCTTTTCGCGCAGGACGCACCCGCCGCCCCCACGGAAACACTCGCCAAAAGCGAGATCAGCTACACGGATGCGCTCATCCTCGGCGTCGTCGAAGGCATCACCGAATACCTGCCCATCTCGTCCACCGGCCACCTGATCCTGACCAACGCGGTGCTCGGCCTCGACACAGATACCGTGCTGACTGATGACAATGGCAAGCCGATCGAAACCGAGGACGGTCTGCTGACGCTCAAAGATGTCGCCAACGCCTATGCGATCATCATCCAAGCCGGCGCAATAGCCGCCGTGATCATGCTCTACTGGAGCCGCCTGGTCGACATGCTCATGGGCGTGCTCGGCAAGAGCAAGAGCGGCCTACTGCTGTTGAGAAATATCCTGACTGCCTTCATGCCCGCTGTCGTGCTCGGCCTGCTGCTCGATGACTTTATCGAAAGTAAACTCTTTCACCCGATTCCTATCGCCATCGCCCTCATTGCCGGTGCCTTTCTGATGCTGGGGGTGGAATGCTGGCGCAAGAAGCAGCCGCCCTCCCCCGAAGATGCCGGGCATGACCTGCACGAGATCACCATGCGCCAATCGCTCATTGTGGGCTTTCTCCAATGTGTGGCCATGTGGCCGGGCACCAGCCGCTCGATGATGACCATTGTCGGCGGCTACGTCATTGGCCTCACCCCCAAGCGCGCGGCGGAGTTCAGCTTTCTGCTGGGCCTGATCACGCTTTCGGCCGCGTCGGCCTACAAGGCGCTCACGCTGGGCCCGGTCATGATGAAGGCCATTGATCCCGGCCCGGCGCTATTTGGTATCGTCGTAGCGTGGATCTCGGCGATGCTCGCCGTCAAGTGGCTCGTCAATTACCTGTCCAAGCACGGCCTGGGGCTCTTCGCCTGGTATCGCATCGTGCTGGCGATCGTGGTGCTGGCCTTTTTCCTTTAA
- a CDS encoding PAS domain-containing protein produces MEPELTPNERPTPKALSPLSITSDNPIPESEASFRAAFDASGIGMAICTLEGRWVRINESLCRILGYSREELLGITFLEITHPEDIALSQRYLRNTVNGDAEEYRLEKRYIHADGHAIWAKLTVSSVFDPEGKLRFFVSQIEDVTEHHRLQRELKAANERLELATRAGGVGVWDWDVVTDRMTWDEQMLRLYGISSGQFGGSIDDLRKWIHPEDVDLYFDRLQEALHNGHPFNLPFRVVRPDNEVRHLRAFATVERNNKGTATRMVGTNWDISESIHQKEDLRRLAEQAKEASQAKSQFLANISHEIRTPLNGVIGMTHLLLDKPDLTEEHRDTAEHILTSSESLLTLINQILDFSKAESGRLELDIHRFNLRALIRQLSAAFSLRAEKAGIQFTSQIDKHTPQRLNGDSGKLKQVIHNLIDNALKFTAKGSVHLAIDLVDQSKERCQLRIAVRDTGIGIAPEVHDRLFRAFTQADPTTTRLYGGTGLGLAISKEIVELMGGEIGVISNPGEGSEFWFTADFEKAPETASGFPGSFSRSPFPPQPQPLDQVEVVREWMKKHAAHALLAEDNRVNQLVARGMLDRLGVSVDTAANGVEAVEYFRQNQYDLVFMDVQMPEVDGLEAALAIREWETEHRRTTTPIIAMTAHARAEDHRACLAAGMNDCIVKPLSPENVAAAINRCLGEVSGKRPTHTKKDSRLFDPELLNRRLSGDPALIREVLEMSVLDLGNLLQRYHSKRKAGHINESARLLHSMIGIAASACFERFAAAASAEESHLIDTGDFLPTEQSANLDELLTESQQAANTYLTGTSEEPHQ; encoded by the coding sequence ATGGAACCGGAGCTCACCCCCAACGAGCGTCCAACCCCCAAAGCCTTATCGCCCTTATCTATCACCTCCGACAATCCGATTCCGGAAAGCGAGGCTAGTTTTCGTGCCGCCTTTGACGCAAGCGGCATAGGAATGGCGATATGCACACTGGAGGGGCGTTGGGTGCGCATCAATGAATCCCTGTGCCGCATCCTCGGCTACAGCAGGGAGGAGCTGCTTGGCATCACGTTTCTCGAAATCACCCACCCGGAAGACATCGCCCTGAGCCAGCGGTATCTGCGTAACACCGTCAATGGCGACGCCGAAGAATACCGCCTCGAAAAGCGCTACATCCATGCCGATGGCCACGCGATTTGGGCCAAGCTGACCGTCTCCAGCGTCTTTGATCCCGAGGGCAAGCTGCGCTTTTTCGTCTCCCAGATCGAGGATGTCACCGAACACCACCGCCTCCAACGCGAGCTCAAAGCCGCTAACGAACGCCTGGAGCTCGCCACGCGTGCGGGTGGCGTCGGCGTTTGGGATTGGGATGTCGTCACTGATCGTATGACCTGGGACGAACAGATGCTGCGCCTTTACGGCATTAGTAGCGGACAGTTTGGCGGTAGTATCGATGACCTGCGGAAGTGGATACACCCTGAGGACGTCGATCTGTATTTCGACCGTTTGCAGGAGGCCTTGCACAACGGCCACCCGTTCAACTTGCCCTTTCGTGTCGTGCGCCCCGACAACGAGGTCCGCCACTTGCGCGCCTTTGCGACCGTGGAGCGTAACAACAAGGGCACGGCGACCCGTATGGTTGGAACCAATTGGGACATTTCCGAGTCCATCCATCAAAAAGAAGACCTTCGCCGCCTGGCCGAACAAGCCAAGGAAGCCAGCCAGGCCAAGAGCCAGTTTCTCGCCAACATCAGCCACGAAATCCGCACGCCGCTCAATGGCGTGATCGGCATGACTCACCTGCTCCTCGACAAGCCCGATCTAACCGAGGAACACCGCGACACAGCTGAGCACATCCTGACCAGCAGCGAATCCCTGCTGACCCTGATCAACCAGATACTCGACTTCTCCAAAGCCGAGTCTGGTCGGCTGGAGCTCGACATCCACCGCTTCAACCTGCGCGCGCTGATTCGCCAACTATCAGCCGCCTTCAGCCTGCGCGCCGAGAAGGCTGGCATCCAGTTTACCAGCCAGATCGATAAGCACACCCCACAGCGGCTCAACGGCGACTCCGGCAAGCTCAAGCAGGTCATCCACAACCTGATCGACAACGCCCTCAAGTTCACCGCCAAGGGCAGTGTCCACCTCGCCATTGATCTCGTCGATCAGAGCAAAGAGCGCTGCCAACTGCGCATTGCCGTGCGCGACACCGGCATCGGCATCGCACCCGAGGTCCACGACCGCCTTTTCCGCGCATTCACCCAGGCCGACCCGACCACCACGCGACTCTACGGCGGCACTGGCCTGGGCCTGGCCATTTCCAAAGAAATCGTCGAGCTTATGGGCGGCGAAATCGGCGTGATCAGCAACCCCGGCGAAGGCTCGGAATTTTGGTTTACTGCTGACTTTGAGAAAGCGCCCGAGACGGCCTCGGGCTTTCCCGGTTCGTTCTCCCGCTCACCGTTTCCGCCGCAGCCCCAACCACTCGATCAAGTGGAGGTCGTCCGTGAGTGGATGAAGAAACACGCCGCCCATGCCCTGCTGGCCGAAGACAACCGCGTCAACCAGCTCGTTGCCCGCGGCATGCTCGACCGGCTGGGCGTCTCGGTGGACACCGCCGCCAACGGCGTCGAAGCAGTGGAATACTTTCGCCAAAACCAGTATGACCTCGTTTTCATGGACGTCCAGATGCCGGAAGTCGACGGGTTAGAGGCTGCGCTGGCCATCCGCGAGTGGGAGACCGAGCATCGCCGCACCACGACCCCCATCATTGCCATGACCGCCCACGCTCGGGCTGAGGACCACCGCGCCTGTCTCGCTGCCGGGATGAATGACTGCATCGTCAAGCCACTCAGCCCGGAAAATGTCGCGGCGGCGATCAATCGCTGCCTCGGTGAGGTCAGCGGCAAGCGCCCCACCCATACGAAAAAGGATTCGCGGCTATTCGACCCGGAGTTGCTGAATCGGCGGCTAAGTGGCGACCCTGCTCTCATTCGCGAAGTCCTGGAAATGTCCGTACTGGACTTGGGTAATCTCCTGCAACGCTATCACTCCAAGCGCAAAGCTGGCCACATCAATGAATCTGCGCGCCTGCTCCACAGCATGATTGGCATTGCCGCCAGCGCCTGCTTCGAGCGCTTTGCCGCCGCCGCATCCGCTGAGGAAAGCCACCTGATCGACACCGGCGATTTTCTGCCGACGGAGCAATCCGCAAACCTCGACGAGCTCCTCACCGAATCCCAACAAGCCGCCAACACCTACCTCACCGGCACTAGCGAGGAGCCCCACCAGTAG
- a CDS encoding SAM hydrolase/SAM-dependent halogenase family protein — translation MSTLAFLTDFGVRDWYAAAMKGVARSIAPQAALVDISHHVHQGDIAAASFILSQCWLDFPAGTVFVTVVDPGVGSERAAVALKAEGRYFVGPDNGLFGWLGRKVTRCHRITNEDFFRDNVSHTFHGRDIFTPVGAHLASGQASLEQVGPEHGELVTAPWPKPEYEDDRAFGRILYIDHYGNAITNLQQTALEERYALSGTSVSLHPRRIPLLKTFSDAPAGTALAYFGSGGLLEIAVNGGNAAQQLDLRLDQHVELVLN, via the coding sequence ATGAGCACCCTCGCCTTTCTCACTGATTTCGGGGTTCGCGACTGGTATGCGGCAGCCATGAAGGGCGTCGCCCGGTCTATCGCCCCACAGGCTGCGCTGGTTGACATCTCCCATCACGTCCATCAGGGCGACATCGCCGCGGCCTCCTTTATCCTGAGCCAATGCTGGCTCGACTTCCCCGCGGGGACCGTCTTCGTCACCGTCGTCGATCCCGGCGTTGGTTCGGAACGGGCCGCCGTCGCACTCAAAGCCGAGGGCCGGTATTTCGTCGGACCGGATAACGGCCTCTTCGGTTGGCTCGGTCGCAAGGTCACGCGTTGCCATCGGATTACCAACGAAGACTTTTTCCGCGACAACGTCTCCCACACCTTTCACGGGCGGGACATTTTTACGCCCGTCGGCGCGCATCTGGCCAGTGGTCAAGCTTCACTCGAGCAAGTCGGCCCCGAGCACGGAGAGCTGGTAACCGCCCCTTGGCCCAAGCCCGAATACGAGGACGACCGCGCGTTTGGCCGCATTCTCTACATCGACCACTACGGCAACGCGATTACCAACCTACAGCAAACTGCGCTGGAAGAACGCTACGCCCTCAGCGGCACCAGCGTCTCCCTACACCCGCGACGTATCCCCCTGCTCAAGACCTTTAGCGATGCGCCCGCGGGCACGGCGCTGGCATACTTTGGCAGCGGCGGTCTGCTCGAAATCGCCGTCAACGGCGGCAACGCGGCGCAACAACTGGATCTGCGCCTTGACCAGCATGTCGAGCTGGTCTTGAACTAA
- a CDS encoding potassium channel family protein, whose amino-acid sequence MNQAEHQAIHRMQLEKYFWLLAALVVLLVLVPVFDNDTWGAPVLGIISMLTLVLALRTIAHELRTLIIGLVLGVAGYGASTYAYIMDTSPLLALPFQLAFYGFVNLSLLREILTAHKINADTICGGICVYLLLGLNFAIIFSAIEFIQPGSLMVSNSFDQDGVKTPMDFVYFSFVTLTTLGYGDIVPVSNAARSAAIATSVSGVLFIAVFIGRLVGLTTAQGMPYLDTEE is encoded by the coding sequence ATGAACCAAGCCGAACACCAAGCAATCCACCGCATGCAGTTGGAAAAATATTTCTGGCTGCTGGCAGCGCTGGTCGTCCTGCTGGTGCTCGTACCCGTGTTTGACAACGATACCTGGGGCGCTCCGGTGCTTGGCATCATCAGCATGCTTACCCTGGTCTTGGCGCTGCGGACCATCGCGCACGAGTTGCGCACACTGATCATCGGGCTGGTGCTCGGCGTCGCAGGTTACGGTGCCAGCACTTACGCGTATATCATGGATACCTCCCCACTGCTTGCCCTGCCCTTCCAACTCGCGTTTTATGGCTTCGTAAACCTCTCACTGCTTCGAGAAATCTTAACCGCACACAAGATCAACGCCGACACCATTTGCGGCGGCATCTGTGTCTACCTGCTACTCGGCCTAAACTTCGCGATCATCTTTTCGGCGATAGAATTCATCCAACCCGGCAGCCTGATGGTCAGCAACAGCTTCGACCAGGATGGCGTCAAAACGCCAATGGATTTCGTTTACTTCAGCTTCGTCACGCTCACCACGCTGGGCTACGGCGACATCGTGCCCGTCTCCAACGCCGCCCGCTCCGCCGCGATCGCAACAAGCGTCTCAGGCGTGCTGTTTATCGCGGTCTTCATCGGCCGCCTGGTCGGCCTGACGACCGCTCAAGGCATGCCGTATCTGGATACGGAAGAATAG